tttattgtcattgagcatgacatgtcaatgaaatttgcattgcaacccccatgtttgaaacaagatgataagaaagataagaaagattagaaagaataaaattaagatgactacaataaaataaaccaacatgcaataaaaatattcgtaattacaattaaaaatataccagaatgaaaatatacaaaggcaataaaaatatactaaacaataaacaataaaatataccagtgaaatgtgccaacagaataaaatataccagtgaaatttaccaacagaataaaatataccagtgaaatgtaccgacagcagctgaaatatactaaaatgtatataaacagtaaacaataaaatataccaatgaaatgaaatgtaccaatatactaaaatgtaagtgtgtgtgtacttaaatggACTTGTACCCACATACCTCCAAGAATTCATGACCCTACAGTCCACCACCCGCACTCTCAGATCCACTAACACCCTGCTCCTCCAAGTCCCCAGCACCAGGCTCTCCCCCATGGGAGACCGAGCCTTTTGCTCGGCCGCACCACGCCTCTGGCAGCCTCCCAGTTGAGGGCTATTCAGAGCCTAGGCTCTTTTAAATCAGGCATGAAAACgtttttattcagaaaggcctatgaatgttgattatgaactgattttaacctgattattgttttcattgagcattgctttaactttttttgtttaactttttaactttgtagcactttgagatcctgccgatgaaaagtgcactagaaattaaatatattattattattgttattattattattattattgttgttgttgttgttattattattaaatgttaagtactcaaaaggtgcaggtggaggtgtaggtataaaagtgcggtgtgcagtggctcatagttctcacagtctctcactccagtgaggggctgctgggggtgatagctctgacatctctggggaagaagctgttcctcagtctgttagtggtggtgcggatgttcctgtaccgctttcctgatggaagcggtacaaacagtctgtggcccagATGGATGGGGTCTGTGGcaatggatcttgccctcttcctcaccttcatatatagagtctaggtcaggaagggggcagcccacgatgccctgtgcagttttaaccacccgtgccagttgtgAGTCAATTTCTACGGGGGAATTGTGGCCCcgtagaaattgacgagcaaccgagaggagagtccagcccgtttcagtttcctgaggaagaagagcctttgttgtgccttcttcacaAGGagggaggtgttcatggaccagtaaagatcagatgtgacgtggaggcccaggaacatgacgttgtccacacgctccaccacttctccgtccatgaggaggggggcgtgatccgtcttcctggacctcctgaaatccacaatgacctccttgggcttccctgtgttcagcaccaggttgttgactgaacaccactgggtgagctggcgtttctcctctctgtagtggtgtgttggtggggtggatggcagcacagtcgtgagtaaacagggtgaagacggctgggctgagcacacaaccctgtggcgtgcccgtgctgagtaccagaggggatgatgttatgttccctattctcaccacctgaggcctgttggtgagaaagtctctgatccagtggcacagagacgcaggcagacatAGTTCACTAACATGCACAAATACGCTATAGGTTTATTtttgaaatcataaaaatacatttgctaaaaatacaaaacatcacTTAAAATCAACACAGCCACAAGATAGTGGCACATAAACTGAAGTATTGTGACTGCAGAATTGCGACTTTAGGTCGTCAGCCAAGAAGTTGCCCAAATGTGACCTTTAATAGGCAGCAAGCAGATGTCATGTCAGCAAGTGATcataaaagtaaaacatttcacCACGTGTTATAAGGTTGTATGTATAAAAACTTTTCTTACATTAGATTAAATGTCATTTAGATCCTCCtcattcatgttttctccatGACATTTTGATGCCagatttgtgcttttgtttgttacatGCTTCAGTGGTTTTTAATCCCTCCTGTGGCActctgatgaaaataattgtcatGTTAGACTTGTGAAGACTTTTGAGCTGTTAAGATTTGAGTGTCCCTTTTTACTacacaacatttatttgatCACTGAAATTACGTGCAGATTCGGACTGGtgatacaaaatataatcaacaagtTAATCCACTATTATAaattaagataagactttactGATCCAGGGAATGCGATTATGCCACATCTCCTGGCCCCCCCTACGCTCAGTAACAGGTTAATTCATGCGTGGGAAAACTTTACACACagcacttgaacgcagcatgaCATTTTGCTCTTCCCCCTTCCTCAAATGGGGAGATGCGTTTGCGGGCGTGCCGCCATAAACCAATGGAGCCGAGAGAGAGGTGGGGCTAACTTTCCCATGTTCATAAATACTCTAAACTGCCTTCACACGTCCGCTCTCTCGCCTAAGACGAAGTGTTACCCGGTGGGCTGTCGGTACCGTTTTAATTCACAGCAAAACACCCGCAAAAAACCCATCTGCAACCATGACCAGGAAATTCTTCGTTGGTGGAAACTGGAAGATGAACGGCGACAAGAAAAGCCTCGGGGAGCTCATCCAGACCATGAACGGAGGCAAGGTGGACCCCAATGTCGGTATGTGGATTTTCACAGCCGCCACACCGAACCCCCTTTTGAACATTTACAATTTTAGCCACCTGTTTCCCGAGTATCGCCGTCACATTGTTAGCTACTGAAGCCGCTCGtccctgttttgtttcctgtgttttttccatgTCACAAGCGAATTTCCATCCCGAGTCAAAATGGCTCGGTCATTCAATAAGTCAATGTCACCACTAGCATCACAGACCCGCATCTTCTTCATTTTATGCCCTCATAAAGTTACAGTCAGTGTGAATTCCGTCTTTGCCCGGTTTTACCCGAGCTAACGCGTAGCCCCAGACAGATAGAAATGTATGGTGACAGGTGAGGGATTTTCAGTAATGTCGGCGGTGGTGGGTGTGCGTTTGCAGCGGCACGTAGTCCCCAGCCAGCCCTGCCTCTGCTGTGGAAGTACAGGGTGCGTTCAAGCGCAGGCTGCTCCATAACTAGCACTCTTTCATGTGCAAACTGGTGAGACAGTGGCCTATTGTGAGCTTCGCTTTCAAGTTATTTTTAGTTTAACATGTTGAGGCAGTTGGACAGCTGGGCGACGGCATTTCATGTTCACGGAAGCGTTTAACAACTCGTAAGGCCACCGAAGACACAGATAAATCTGCGTCGTGTACGATTTTTTCCACCTTGACGTGAACGCAGCGGTAGACGTTTGGCCTGTTGCTGTCTGCTTCCTGCACACAGACTACACaggctgctgctcctgctgctgttttactaGGGCATTGCTCTTTTTCATACAGTGCACCAAACTCAGTGCTGGAAATTAACACAAGCTTGGAGACGTTGACTGTGCCCAGGCCTGTTTCCGCTGTCATCAGGCCAGCTGTGCTCCTCCTGCAAGCTGGTGTTATGCAACTGTAACATTGTGTATACCAGTCACAGGTCTGATCTGCTCTGGAGCAAACTGTCACTCTGTTCAGCCTGCAACAGGTCAGGCTATCCTTGGACCTTGCTCAGTTAATGAATCCGCCCCCCATACAGTACCGGAATGAAAACGAGGCAGATTTTTCCCCACTGGCCTCTCTGTACAGCTTTAAAGTCAAAGTTCAGTCGTTTCCTCCCCAGGTTGATTGTCTTCACATGCTGCATATTTAAACTCTGGTTCTTTACATTTGACCCTTTTGAACGCAGTCTCATGACTTTTCTGTGACCTCTGCAGAATGTAGCCATGCAGGCGACCTTTAGGAGGCTGAACTCAGACCTTTAATGCAGAGGGGTTTGAGTGTGGCCGGGGAGAAATGACCTTTGCCAAACCAATAATAACAGGAGGCCTTTAATATAGACTCTCGTAACCCCAAGATAAAGTTACATTTTGAATGTCAGTGTCTtgactgtactgtactctgTTTGACCCGTGCAGACTGTACTGCTgttgaaaatcaagtttgcacACGATGGCAAGCATCTGGTGTTTGGAGACAGTGCAATATGTATGTTTAAAAAGTTATATCATTAATGAGTTTCATAATATAATTTGTCATTTGAGTtgtagctgcagcacattaGTATATTGATGGATTTAGCTTCAAGTACAAATCCGgtgctgtgttttgattttagtgctgctgatgtgaagaAGCCTTCAACAgcatctgaaaacacaaataactgGATTTAGTTGTTGCACAATGATGTAAACTAATTTGAGCGTGCTGGCAGTTTCTAGTCATGTGTATTGAATTTTAGTGGTGGTTGACACTTTTTGCACTGTGGATTGAGCCTTCAGGCATCTGGTTTGAGAAGACTGAGCTGAATTTGTCCCTTTATATTACCCCTGGTGTCCTTATGCTGTGGGAAAAAGTGCGTATGTACAGGCATCAGTTTTAACTGACCGGCCGGtattaaaacatacattttgacACGCTGATGAAATCTGCAAAACTGTGTTACGTCAATGACAAAATGTCTTGATATTTGGTTTTATGAACAATATCTCTCAGTCCTAATGCATGAACTACACAAAAACCTAACCCatgcattattttcttcttctgtattTCTTCTGTGTTACTAGAGGTGGTATGCGGTGCTCCATCAATCTACCTGGACTTTGCAAGGTCCAAGCTGGACGCCAAGTTTGGCGTGGCTGCTCAGAACTGTTACAAAGTTCCCAAGGGTGCCTTCACTGGTGAGATCAGGTACGTTGTGTGTCCCTCTGGGGAAAATAACAAGGTTTTGATAATGAGCAGATACAGGTGGCTCGATGAAGCAATTTCATCACATAGatgtcactgaaatgaaaaaaagtagCTCCACAGTCACTTGCACAATCCCCAAATTATTATCTTAGATaacaaatatgaaatatttttaatatttcatatcaCAGTATTAAAACAGTTTATAGTTTGAATATTAtctgtattatatatatatatatatattatgttgTCTGCAGCCCTGCGATGATCAAGGACTGTGGTGTGAACTGGGTGATCCTGGGACACTCTGAGAGGCGCCACGTCTTCGGAGAGAGTGATGAGGTAATTCTGGAggattttatcttttatcttctTTATTGTCTGATGTGACTCCGCGTGCTAGATGGTAAGAGTTACGTCCTTTTAGAtaagcaggaaacacacataAACGCATCATTCCTCAAGTGTACACTTTGGGAGttaatgcctgtgtgtgtgtgtgtgtgttgtgttagcTCATCGGTCAGAAGACCGCCCACGCTCTGGAGAGTGGTCTGGGTGTCATCGCCTGCATCGGCGAGAAACTGGACGAGAGGGAGGGCGGCATCACCGAGAAGGTCGTCTTTGCTCAGACAAAGGTCATCGCAGGTACGCCATGGTCTGATCCCTGAGTTTTACATGCACGGGAGGGAGTCTAATGCCTTCACCACACGaatacaaatatttatttatacagatCAAAGTGATCACATCAGCGTTTCCCAATGCTCAttttaaacatacacacagacacaggaaccTGAGTTTAGAAAAATCTGCGCTTCAGAGGGCGTCTTTTAGAAAAAAGATTTCTATTTTATGACCTAAAACACAttgcatgtgatgtgtgtgaaccaagcacagaggaaaaatgtTCCTTTTGCAAAATATCTGTATACGTGTGGTCAAGGCGCAAATGTTGTAACACATTTCAGGGACAGTTTGTGCAAGTTGAAGTTGTGGAAGTCAGAAAACGCATGATTACAATTTCAGGTCTTATCACACGTCTGTTTCACAGATAATGTAAAGGACTGGAGCAAGGTCGTGCTTGCTTATGAGCCTGTGTGGGCCATTGGCACCGGCAAGACCGCCTCCCCACAGCAG
Above is a window of Chelmon rostratus isolate fCheRos1 chromosome 8, fCheRos1.pri, whole genome shotgun sequence DNA encoding:
- the tpi1b gene encoding triosephosphate isomerase B; the encoded protein is MTRKFFVGGNWKMNGDKKSLGELIQTMNGGKVDPNVEVVCGAPSIYLDFARSKLDAKFGVAAQNCYKVPKGAFTGEISPAMIKDCGVNWVILGHSERRHVFGESDELIGQKTAHALESGLGVIACIGEKLDEREGGITEKVVFAQTKVIADNVKDWSKVVLAYEPVWAIGTGKTASPQQAQEVHEKLREWLKTNVSEAVANSVRIIYGGSVTGGTCKELASQKDVDGFLVGGASLKPEFIDIINAKA